Part of the Pseudorasbora parva isolate DD20220531a chromosome 13, ASM2467924v1, whole genome shotgun sequence genome is shown below.
cacaaaactaggataagggattaagccgggatattttggcgatcctggctcaatttatctgctaatatacagttatctttcgttatcgttcttggtatgagtttgccttcagggtactacattttgcataaaaaatactaatatcaccaagatatcccagcttaatcccttatcctggTTTTGTTCAATAGGCCCctaaaatcaaacttttataGTTATCATCTCTGTAAAAATATTTGTGTAATGGTGATGTCTTGGGCATGCGTGTTCAGTCTAGGAGcatagtgtttctttacaaagtgacatcgccacctactggcctggcagcagaatacaaaacttttttaaacaaaGATCCGTGTGAACGAGAATTACTATATTTTGACAACATTGTTGCCTGTAAGTGAAAAACATTGCTGTCACGTAAACATACCCTTAGTTCATTTTTATTCTTTGTCCCTGTTCATTATGGGCTGTTTACACActgttttcaactaaaaacggAAGAATTTTATGCGTTTtggccatagactgtaaaaaaaatttggacgtagtgtccgtcaTCCGTAGGTTTCCAAAGATAATTTCTGAAGCCTTAAGTAGGCGGGGCAGTATatacacaggtccttctaaaaaaatttgcatattgtgataaaattcattattttccacaatgtaatgataaaaatttaactttcatatattttagattcattgcacatcaacagaaatatttcaggtcttttattgttttaatactgatgattttggcatacagctcatgaaaacccaaaattcctgtctcaaaatattagcatatcatgaaaaggttctctaaacgagctattaacctaatcatctgaatcaactaatgaactctaaacGCCAGCCTGgctcattactcaaaaccgcaatcatggtaagactgccgacctgactgctgtccagaaggccatcattgacaccctcaagcgagagggtaagacacagaaagaaattgaATGAATAGGCTTTTCCCAGAGTGCtttatcaaggcacctcagtgggaagtctgtgggaaggaaaaagtgtggcaaaaaacgctgcacaacgagaagaggtgaccggaccctgaggaagattgtggagaaggaccgattccagaccttgggggacctgcggaggcagtggactgagtctggagtagaaacatccagagccaccgtgcaaaGGCgcgtgcaggaaatgggctacaggtgccgcattccccaggtcaagacactattgggctacagagaagcagcactggactgttgctcagtggtccaaagtacttttttcggatgaaagcaaattttgcatgtcattcggaaatcaaggtgccagagtctggaggaagactggggagaagaaaatgccaaaatgcctgaagtccagtgtcaagtacccacagtcagtgatggtctggggtgccatgtcagctgctggtgttggtccactgtgttttatcaagggcagggtcaatgcagctagctatcaggagattttggggCACTTCATgattccatctgctgaaaagctttatggagatgaagatttgttttttcagcacgacctggcacctgctcacagtgccaaaaccactggtaaatggtttactgagcatggtattactgtgctcaattggcctgccaactctcctgacctgaaccccatagagaatctgtgggatattgtgaagagaaagttgagagacgcaagacccaacactctggatgagcttaaggccgctatcgaagcattctgggcctccataacacctcagcagtgccacaggctgatcgcctccatgccacaccGCATTGAAAAGgtttcccgaccaagtattgagtgcatatcggaacataattatttgaaggtttttttgtattaaaaacacttttcttttattggtcggatgaaatatgctaattttttttagattttgggttttcatgagctgtatgtctaaatcatcagtattaaaacaataaaagacctgaaatatttcacttggtgtgcaatgaatctaaaacatatgaaagttcaaattttatcattacattatggaaaataatgaactttatcacaatatgcaaattttttgagaacgacctgtatgtgtgtgtgtatatatatatatatatatatatatatatatatatatatatatatatacacacactattgTCCTAAAAATCTAGCTTCATTAGATAGTTGACTTTTGTCTGAATGTAGGCCTATGCCACTGTTGTTTTATTGTGTTCACCATACACATACCAAAAATAGGATAACATTGGTATTTTAGTTGAGGACAGAAATGACAAAACCTATTTAAAAGTATGAGTGGTTTGAACTTGTTTGAAACCATATAAAATATGCAATTAGACTTAAAAACCTGATAGACCTTCCTCATGTAATTGGCCTGGCATTTCCTTTATGGGTACAGTGGATGCAAATGTCAATAATCACAAGGGTGAGTGGACTCAATGTCATTCTGAAAAGAGAAAAGCAATCCATCTCTGAATGACCAGAGTATTATTTCAGCTGTTTGTGTAGTTCTGTAGCGCCCTCTGCAGATGATGCACAACTGCAATAATAACATACCAACCTAGCCTAATATATTCATCTTCTTCCTGTCATCTCAGTTCATAATCCAAATATATTTGGACACTCTAGCAATTATTAAAGAGATGTTTTATAatgaataatatttataataataaataatatatatatacagttatCAAAATGTCACTTTTTCATACAATGAAAACACAACTGCAATTATACAAGCaaataaggaaataaataaaaatcaattacACTAGAGCAGGTTTATACAATTcttgccctggagggccaatgatGCAATGCAGAGTTTAGCTCGAACCCTAATAAAACACACCTGGAGATGCcagctgcgtcccaattcgcctacttatactacgtcctaaaagtatgtactctttttgtgaaggtatacttttgagtgtgtagcagaaaagtatgcaagcttcgggacatactacttcgccatctttaacggactctgtcgcttagttacgtgcatcccgtcaccgtttatctgccctgtcaatcatcgtcagattagTCACAGTTCAAAttctccacattcagtttaatctcctaccgtatcggagagaaatgtaggcgctcgttgatctgccatgtgtgggcctTCGTGGGTCAGAGacttcatgtgtttgcagtttaatgatgcatttaaaagttaatggccaaacgtgtcattaaaaaagttcacaatgctgctgcaggtgaaatataatgtggacaacactgaatatatttttgtcaggttaaatattgatagttggctactcaaacccctttatctaaacttctctacttaaccgtctgacccgcacatccgtcatgtttgtagttttttaacgctttttatccgcgtttgtagttctaatcgaattctcgtccaactcgcaaggggttgtgggcaatatcagccgttagagtgagcatcgatccatacttcgaattcggaccggaaatagtaaaccactaattctattttcaaatactatttaggatggatagtatgcgaattgggacgcagggaatgtcttcaggatcattagaaaatcacagctGGGcgagtttgatcagggttggagctgaactctacagcacattggccctccagggcaagATTTTAATATCCCTGGACTAGACTATCATGTTTTAGTTATCGGACTCTTCCAAAAAAAGTTAAGTCAAAATAAGAAAGGACACTAAAAAAAGTTTACACTTAAAAGTGTTCATGCTGCCTTAAAATATTAAGTTTAGTCAACTTGAAATGTGAAGTTGTACTAAGTGACAACTTGAATAATTGTTGACAACTTTAAATTTTAAGGTAGCACAACTTTTAAAGTtgaaacaatttttttacagtgaacgtGAGAagatattttctgttttcttatTACTTTGTATCtacatatttaaatttaaacaaaCGTGCTATAAATACAATTAAGACAAATATAAAACGGTtgctaaataataaaaaataccaAAGACACATTTCtgttaaagcatttttttaataagcaatttcattaagtgtcattcttCCTACAGAGGATATAGTCTCTTGAGATATCAGAATGTTGCTAtgcaacaaaaataataatcccCTATGATGTGGTGAACAGGTGTTTACATTATAGTGACTGAAACACcattttgaccaatcagaagccAAAACCAGAATTTGGCGtgacattttatttatcattaatatgtcgagtgtttttttttaaatatatatttacaaatgtgATCCTCTATAAAAGGGTAGCCACAGACCAAATAGGTTGTCATTTTTGTAAAATTTTCTAAACAAATGTGTAAATCTAAGAaaattctatttaaaaaaaatgtgtggcCTATTCTGTAATCAAAATGCCTTTGAAAAttgacattttcaaaaataatagtaatttaatttacatttattcatttagcagacgctttcaACTGAATGACAAATAATGAATACATCAGTTCATCTTTAACCAGGTACAACACCACTGACAAAAGACCACTACAGTTATTGGTGAATGAAATGTATtgcttatttttcatttttgtagcATACCTTCTATGAAATTAAACCtcttttaaataattgtaataaacGAATGACCCATGATAAAATGATGATTCCTGAGAACCATCATTCCTCAGAATTTCTTATAGCAATATCttcatgtatattatattgcatgtAATTTGTTCACATATACATTAAACTCTGCTTTTTGTTTTAACCAGTGCTTTGAGTGACAATCTATAAAATATTATGGGCGACCAACCCCAAACCTGTAACAGCACACACCAAACACTGTCCACCCAAAAAGGCAGGGAAAAAACATTTTCTGCACACTTgatgccttaaagggatagttcacccaaaaatgtcaccatttacacaccctcatgtggttttaaacctgtatgagaTTCTTTCTTcggttgaacacaaaagaagatattttaaacaaTGTTGGTAACCGGACAGTTGATGGTAGCCATTGACCATTCCttagtaagaaaaaaaaaatactatggaaatcATGTGCCATCAaatgtctggttaccaacatcctttcaaatgtcttcttttgtgttcaacagaagaaagaaactcgtacaggtttggaaccaCCAAAAATGTAACTATCCCGTTGATATTAATGTCTGTGCTAATATATGCATTTAAAGGAGTGTGGGGACACACAGATTTGTCCATTTTCCAGCTATGTAACTGCCTTTAGTAAACTCAAAGATCCTTCTACATGACTGGACACTGAAGGGACAGTAATGGGTCATTTATTACGGAGAAAGGAATGACATCAGATGACACCCTTTTTAACATCCACATCCTCTTCTTTTACCTACAAGATTAAAATGACAGCAGATTAGATGAGATACTCAAGAACTTATTGCAGGGTGtgaaggaatttttttttgtttcaaagtGCCCCATTATGCTTTTTTTGGATATAAATTGTTATGTAATGTGTATTATAGCTGTTTGTAATTGTAAACGGATCAAAGTTAAAATGGAGTTATTGTCTTCCAAAAGAAGGttattaaaacatttgcataatgaCAGCCTATGGTCTTCATTGGCGGCCTGTAAACAATGACGCCATTGTTACTGTTCATATCACTCTGTATACAACTGCTGAGGAAGCCTCTGGAGATAACATTCAGCTATGGCAATGGATGTTACATTTCTGACACGTGATGCAAGTGgtagatcaatcacaacagacttggCCATTTGACCAATAAGAGTAGATCAATTAGGGATGCGCGGTGAGGAAATTTTTCCActggttaaagggggggtgaaacactcagtttcagtcaatctcatgtcaatcttgagtacctatagagtagtattgcatccttcatatctccgaaaagtctttagttttattatatttataaaagaaatataggctgtaccgagtctttccggaaaaaaacgagcgcctggaggcgtatcgtgtgggcggagctaaagaatgacaagcgcgcaaagcggtgacgtcctcaagcgtggagaaacccatcgctatctcagctaatacagataatgatccagaatcaaatctgagggagaaataaattgaacaggagaaacggcaacatcaggacgtccgtctctgtggtatgtactgtatttagtggcctctccacatttctgtgtctttactcgcagtgtatgaggacatgattcggtttatggactattgtatgcaactagaccttagaggtagcaagcaaaatggttttgcacgtcagaatactgtaacgttatacagagaacaacaatggagtaaccgttaagcgcatttgaatgacgaagcacgcgatcgtgtcgtttactgatgtttactcatgcgtccgtagccaaaagcagagacatttgaagcagtttaagttaactcaccggctgcttccaaagctggaccgaagctttatcgctgggactgctccgtcaaaaacacacttctttggtatgatttggtaaagtcctgacagcagtggcgtgtaaatccactttgagacgtgactgaaacgatgttgttaagcttcccgtcatttctgcgttcaaatcggttcaaatgcagcgctgccttcccggaatgctgtgctgaagcgttgaagtcgctcgacgtcacccataggaataaagagaagcgcggcgccacataagtgttcacggacgactggatctgcatctgagagactgtttacgggcgcgcgcaccctaccgggagaagagcccgtacgacccatacaaggaccttccgttctattaacgtcaagtagacccatactcgaaaaaaactcgccgaaacttgtgagaaaccggaaggagtatttttaacacagaaatactccatcaaacgtccaacattagtttttgaaactttgtctatgtttaggatgggaatccaagtctctaacagtgtaaaaagctcagtatgcatgaaacagcatttcaccccccctttaatcgaCATGTGACAACACTGGTAATCACAGGAGTTTTTCCCTCTTTTTTCCCCTTGCTTTTAAATCGCTTATGGTACATGCCCACTGGCACAAAGCAGAGCAAGTGCTTAAAATAATTCCTATAGCAGCTCAACTTCCAATGGAATAAACTGAAATCACTCGCTCTGCTCTGCGTCAGTGGACACGCACGGTATGAATTAGCAGCAGTTCAGGGGCGGGAACTGCTTCAATGGTGGGTTCATTATTATTCTTAACTCcttccctgccaaacacagaattttccattatttgtgagaaaacgcttccctgccaaacacagaattttccgttatttgtgagaaaacgcttccctgccaaacacagaattttcagtgtttccgtgttttcactgttatatgcTAGGGGGGCACTATTACACATCTtgtgaatgagtactgaatctccagatcaaaacacaggcgaaaaagacacagtaaaacaagtcatatgtaaaataatgtgatcatcaatattaaacagcatataaatcaaaactatctaaatgttactgaatgaaatgtggacccaggtaTGGGActtgtgcaagcattaggggtaCTGATGGACTCagtctactccatctgtgtttggtCATCATCTGgataaaaatgtgattttctcagatattttttgttcaaaatgttttgttttttttaatgaaacataTATAAGTGTAGATCAAAATGGAATTaagctagcctggatgccagccgaacttagctccacccacaatttttttaggggttctctgggggaaaaagggcgtttggggggtaaaatgtgtgttattttggcaagaatgcctgctaaaattcacactcatgggtctatacatcacataatagtcgcttcaacccgcggacataaaaaacaacccgcggggggaaaaacgcggacttggcaacacagtgcggTTGAAcaatgttgacatttgacaatgcatcgcttcgttgctctgattggttgtaggtctatccaattgatgtcttttctggttcggttgaaacatgccccaaaatcacagcccaatggagcagttttagactcatattctgactagaattgagtatgaccacatcagggtagaatgaagctagaataaaacttttttttgttcaaagCAGAGGAGGGTCTGTTtgttcttttgatatattgcacgCTCAGATAtttatacaacaaaatattctggggccattacatttttgtgaaaatgatcaaaaaccctggcggtagctggcaacttaaaaaaaaaacattggcagggaaagagttatggaaaaacaaaaaacaaaacagtacaTGACAAATTACAAACTTTCTTGAAATGAATGACAAAgccacttaaagggatagttcacccaaaaattaaaattctgttgaaaaatctaaatgaaaatatttttttcccccactatggtagtcaatggggggGTGAGATCTGCTCGGtgacaaacattcttccaaatatcttccatTGTGTACAGCAATACAAAGGAATTTTTACAGGTTTAGAAACAACTTacaggtgagtaaatgacagaattttcatttttgggtgaactatccctttaaataaggGCTTTTACATTAATCTTTGAAAACAAATCTAACCCTATTGTCTTGTTAGTCAAGAGTGAGGCAAAATGGACAAAGTGAGGTAAAATCGGAGTCCTGGTGTTGACGTTGTTCGGCTCACGCAGAAGTGACTGTGTCATGTTGTCACGTCTTCCCTCTTTTACAGTATTAGCATTTTCATCCATCTTGTGGTGTCCTGGGAACTAAGATTCACTTAAAGTAGGATCTGAATCGAATTTTCCAACTTGAGAACTACATAGTCACAAAGAATCGTTCTTTACACAGAATCTGAACCAGTGTCACAGACCATAATAATGTCAGCATCACTTGGCCAATGAGTATCGTTTTGCAAAAGGCAGATAAATAGTTTGATAAATTTGGTGAAAGGCAGGCTGTTCACATGCAATTATATGGGTAGtgtttaattaaaatttttgcTCATTGCATTCCTTCTCTTATagacaaaatattaaataaaaatatatggaTTAGAGGCGTGTGATCAACGAGTTTTTCGAATGACTGTATGtgattggatagtccttcaaccaatcaaaccacaagaggcgtgatcaacaggcagcgacccatcgcttctccatttgtcatcgtgttaaacccgccaatagcgtgccagaaGGATAGGCCAGTCTGTGATtagttcccgcaaaagtgtaacagaagcagtagaaatgattGGTAGACAGGTTTCCAGgctgagttgcagggcgaaatcaaatcgccggcagatcaggctgggtttacccagtctagatCCTCCCAGTCTCCGATCGTATTttggtagttttttttttctccactgCAACTCAGCTGTGCGTCATCTCATTTTATTACGTCAAGACAACAAAAGATGTGATGAGCTACTCATCACAGAACacgaggttaaaaaaaaatcacgtaaatTTATATGGTCGCCAGTGGCGATCTCAGCAAAAATATCACtcacaaattaatattttttgtcgCAAATGCTACCGTTTTAATCGCAGTCTGGAGGCTTGTGCAATGTTTATTATAAGAAAATTCCAGTGTTATTTTGATattggatgcatgtaaacctattgTAGGAGACCTCTAAAACAATATTAGGatcctttaaaatagcataataggggcactttaaaaaaaCGTGTGGAGAATAGTCCTTAACTCCTCACCTGCTCAACTCCTTCCACCTCGGGAACGTAGAACTGCAGCATGTTCTGGATGCCACTCTTCAGTGTGATGATGGAGCTGGGACAGCTACTGCAGGAACCCTGCAGCTTCAGCTTTACAATACCGTCCTCAAAACCATGATACAACACGTCACCGCCGTCCTCCTGCACGGTGGGCCTGAGGTAGGACATGCAAATAGAGGAAAGGaggttgctagcatgattattCTTACGACTTCTGTGATTAAACATAAGAAGTGCTGACTACGGCAATCCATTTAGAGTATTCCTGTTGAGTCCAGTTGTCCTGTTTAGAATGAAGTGGTTCAGCATCCAGGACTAGTTTTATGATCTCtattaactttttgaagtgtcaaagtggtagttgcatagctgtcaatggagggacagaaatctctcagattccatcaaaaagatcttaagttgtgttctgaagatgaacaaaagtcttacaggtttggagtgacatgagggcgaggaattaatgacagaattgtcctctttgggtgaactatccctttaaaggctgCACTGAACATAATAGAGAAAGTACAGAAATGTACTGTGGTACCTTATGCGTGTGTCCAGTAATTCTTTAATCATGGCCAccacttcatcatcatcttccGAAGGAGCTGCAGGCATGAGCAACGTTTGTAAAGATCTTGAATTTAGTGATGATTTCAAGATAAGCATTCGAGGAAAAAAGAGAACAATGTTCAACCTGTGTCGGCACGTGGGGCATCTGCCTCATTGACAACAGGAAGCCCAGAGGTGAAGAAGTCCATAATTGTAGCAAAGACATCTGGTTTGATCACCTTCCACGGCGTTTCACCATCAGCCTGAATGAAAAAGAGGCATAATGCTTAAAAAAATCAAGTTAAATCATAACAGTTTTTAACCGGGCTGGTGTTTTACCTTAGTAATTGTTATGAAGTCGGGGCCAAAGAAGACACTCTTGACTCCTTCAATTCTGAACAACTGTCTGAGGAATACAAACAGCATCAGTACAGCAGAATCCCCTTCAGGTTCTGCTAGgaacactatattgccaaacattttgggacgcctgcctttataggcacattaactttaatgcaacctatatatatatatatagtttccaTTATTtggaaattatatatatagatatatttatCACAAATGGTATTTGCAATGTCAAGCATCAATACTACTATTGCTCATGTGTCATTCATCtgtcatttaaacattttttctcCATGACAGGTGAACTGacaggtgaataacactgatgtagaagcatCTAACCCTAGCTGTAGCCTAAACTTGGCAAACTGTAAACTTTTCCCTCAtatctgattggttgtttgaAACGTTGTTCCAAAATAATTCAGGAACATGTTGTACTTGGAGAAATCACGCTCAACAATGCTTCTGTTTGACTGAAATTGCCTCTAATACATTACAGTTTTTGTAGTGTTTTCAAATTCAAAATAATCTAAAtactaaaaaatacattttaatccaattttataaaagaaaaattattGTAAAGTGGATTTTTagagtttaaaaatatataatagggTCAGTGACATATAAGGATTTACAACTGgccattttaaaatacaaacaaataatAACATCTATTGCAATTGTTCAAACATTAAGAGTTGCTTTCTTAATGTAGTTAACAGATTTATTATTCTTGTAAATTGCATAAAActgataaaatgttttaaaaataccaTTCACTTAAGTATTCTGTATCAGGGAGTCCTGTTTCAGCCACAGAaattagatattttattttaatacagtTATTTCTATTATTGGTCACACGACATGTTGAGTGGTCGcttcaaaattattaaaaatatatttaaagagatcaataaacaatacatttcatacacacaaaattgaaatttaaaaaaattgatttaattttattaattattaatttcacAGAATTGTTCTTatgaacatatatatatagtcataaGTCTCATGGGTAtgtttgtggcaatagccaacaatgggtcaaaattatcccaTGGGTCAAAAATATCgctttttcttttatgccaaaaatcattaggatagtAAGTAAAGAAGATCaagttccatgaagatattttgtaaatttcctaccataagtatattaaaaaatgtattattagtagtaatatgcattggtAAAGACTTAATTtagacaactttaaaggcaggGGTCCAGGGTCACACATGTGGCCTTGTTTTAAGCCCCTTCCTATTCTCCTGGCAATATACTCTGCTCTTGCTCGAGTTAACACGATGCCTATGGCGAGCATTTTGTTTCTATACTTGGCAGTGGCAActggtaaaataaataaaataataaataaataataaattactaATAAATGCATAATTACTGAAATTAATGGTAGTATAATTGTCTATAATTGGTAGTTTCTTGATGGTTGCATCAAATCATACACTACCAAATGGTGtagaaaatacatttgaatatattAAGGGTAATTTcaacaatgtttttaaaatggcaGTTATGGCCAGATGGTCGCACGGCATGATATTTCGACACTTTAAATGACTATAAAAATGTTCACAAAACtaatatttttggaaaaaattcAACCATTTTTAACTGGGCAAAAAAAGGCAATCGGACAGAAAATGTAGGCGTCACGTCATTGAcccaataaacaaaataaacaacgGATGTGTttagtgttagtgttagtgtttagACTGGATAAAAACACAATCTTCACCTTGCCAAGGGCGAACAATACGCCTCTCGAGGTCCAGCGAAGTCCAGAGTCCCCGATTCCATCACCATGCGACCAGGGAGAAACTTCAGGCTGTTTGGGTTTGGAGTATCTTGGGTCTGAATAAACATGTTTCTGACTGATGAGATGGAAGAAGCGTTATGATTCATTCAACCAAACACTTTATCATAATGTACAAGCTGAATATTGGTAATACTTACTAAACATAGTGTTTGTCTGCTGTGGAATCTGCCTTTTGCGCACTCTGTGAAGGGGGGGTCTGTTGAGCCCTGTCCCATGGTAACTGCACACAGGATGACTTCGAGCACAGCAAATCATCAAATTATTGTACAGATTTTTACGATGAGATATTTTCCTGATATACCCTACTAACATATAGAATAACATATAAAGTGCTCTCGCAAAAAATATTCCTGCAATATTACATTAACAtagtattattatataatagcTGTGTGATGatactatataaatatatcattgctgttttgttttttgttgttaatGGTAGTCAGTTTCGGACAAATTACTAGTTATTGTTAGTAGAGTAAAACAATAGTAACTTAGCATCGACGTTTGAAAAAGATCGCGTTATTATTGTTTGTTATGGTTTCTATGTTAAATGTATTTTGAAGGTGGTTATGGGCACCATGGTCATTTTTCTAATCCGTTTAGTAACCAGCTTTTGCATTACAGAAATCAATCTAGAAAAGTACAAATAGATATAATTAAGTGTATAACAGTGATTATAACAATGTGTCAACTTATGAATATTCATGACTTTATTACTCCAGTAAGTACCCTGCCTCTGCGTCACTCAGACCTTGTCAGTGTCAGTGataatctattatgaaacccTTTAAAACCCAAACGCTTCGCACGACTCTAAGCAATCTGACAGACATTACTTCTAACTCCGCACTGATATAGAGCAGTATTAAATAGTACAGTAACGACTTACGATCTCGTTAAAAGAACAGCTAAACTCCTTCCAACCCCAATGCTCTTGTAAGCGGCCATGCTCTTGAGGAGCAGCAAACtgtgttcttcttcttcttttaatttAATGGCGGATTGCAACCATATCTTATCAGGTGCATACCGCCACCTACTGTACCAGAGTATG
Proteins encoded:
- the nfu1 gene encoding NFU1 iron-sulfur cluster scaffold homolog, mitochondrial isoform X1, with the protein product MAAYKSIGVGRSLAVLLTRSHPVCSYHGTGLNRPPLHRVRKRQIPQQTNTMFIRNMFIQTQDTPNPNSLKFLPGRMVMESGTLDFAGPREAYCSPLARQLFRIEGVKSVFFGPDFITITKADGETPWKVIKPDVFATIMDFFTSGLPVVNEADAPRADTAPSEDDDEVVAMIKELLDTRIRPTVQEDGGDVLYHGFEDGIVKLKLQGSCSSCPSSIITLKSGIQNMLQFYVPEVEGVEQVKEEDVDVKKGVI
- the nfu1 gene encoding NFU1 iron-sulfur cluster scaffold homolog, mitochondrial isoform X2, whose amino-acid sequence is MAAYKSIGVGRSLAVLLTRSYHGTGLNRPPLHRVRKRQIPQQTNTMFIRNMFIQTQDTPNPNSLKFLPGRMVMESGTLDFAGPREAYCSPLARQLFRIEGVKSVFFGPDFITITKADGETPWKVIKPDVFATIMDFFTSGLPVVNEADAPRADTAPSEDDDEVVAMIKELLDTRIRPTVQEDGGDVLYHGFEDGIVKLKLQGSCSSCPSSIITLKSGIQNMLQFYVPEVEGVEQVKEEDVDVKKGVI